A single window of Drosophila suzukii chromosome 3, CBGP_Dsuzu_IsoJpt1.0, whole genome shotgun sequence DNA harbors:
- the betaTub97EF gene encoding tubulin beta-1 chain isoform X1, translating to MREIVHLQAGQCGNQIGSKFWEIISDEHGIDPNGYYHGESPLQRERIDVYYNEASSGKYVPRAVLIDLEPGTMDSVRQSPMGQLFRPDNFVYGQSGAGNNWAKGHYTEGAELIDSVLEVLRKESEGCDCLQGFQLAHSLGGGTGSGLGTLLISKIREEYPDRIMNSFSVVPSPKVSDTVVEPYNATLSIHQLVENTDETFCIDNEALYDICFRTLKLSSPTYGDLNHLVSVTMSGVTTCLRFPGQLNADLRKLAVNMVPFPRLHFFMPGFAPLTAKGSQQYRALTVAELTQQMFDAKNMMTACDPRHGRYLTVACIFRGPMSMKEVDTQMLNVQSKNSSYFVEWIPNNVKVAVCDIPPRGLKMSATFIGNSTAIQEIFKRISEQFTAMFRRKAFLHWYTGEGMDEMEFTEAESNMNDLISEYQQYQEATADDEVEFDDEQGEQEGYESEVLQNGNAE from the exons TTCTGGGAAATCATCTCCGATGAGCACGGCATCGATCCCAATGGCTATTACCACGGCGAGTCCCCTCTGCAACGCGAGCGGATCGATGTATACTACAACGAGGCCAGCAGCGGCAAGTACGTGCCGCGGGCGGTCCTAATCGACCTGGAGCCTGGTACCATGGACTCTGTTCGCCAATCGCCAATGGGCCAGCTTTTCCGGCCAGACAACTTCGTCTACGGACAATCGGGAGCCG GCAACAACTGGGCCAAGGGCCACTACACagagggcgccgagctgatcGACTCCGTGCTGGAGGTCCTGCGCAAGGAGTCTGAGGGCTGTGACTGCCTGCAGGGATTCCAGCTGGCCCACTCGCTGGGCGGAGGCACTGGCTCCGGCCTGGGCACCCTGCTCATCTCGAAGATTCGCGAGGAGTACCCCGATCGCATCATGAACTCCTTCTCCGTGGTGCCCTCACCCAAG GTTTCCGATACCGTCGTGGAACCGTACAACGCCACGCTGTCCATCCACCAGCTGGTGGAGAACACCGACGAGACCTTCTGCATTGACAACGAGGCTCTCTACGACATCTGCTTCCGCACGCTGAAGCTATCGTCGCCCACCTACGGCGATCTTAACCATCTGGTTTCC GTCACAATGTCCGGAGTGACCACCTGCCTGCGTTTCCCTGGCCAGCTGAACGCTGATCTTCGCAAGCTGGCGGTGAACATGGTGCCCTTCCCGCGTCTCCACTTCTTCATGCCCGGATTCGCTCCTCTGACCGCCAAGGGATCCCAGCAATACCGCGCCCTCACGGTGGCGGAACTGACCCAGCAAATGTTCGACGCCAAGAACATGATGACCGCCTGCGATCCCCGGCACGGACGCTACCTCACGGTGGCCTGCATCTTCCGGG GACCCATGTCCATGAAGGAGGTGGACACGCAGATGCTGAATGTGCAGAGCAAGAACAGCAGCTACTTCGTCGAGTGGATTCCGAACAACGTCAAGGTGGCCGTCTGCGATATCCCGCCCAGAGGCCTCAAGATGTCCGCCACCTTCATTGGCAATTCGACGGCCATCCAGGAGATCTTCAAGCGCATCTCCGAGCAGTTCACCGCCATGTTCCGGCGCAAGGCCTTCCTGCATTGGTACACCGGCGAGGGCATGGACGAGATGGAGTTCACCGAGGCCGAGAGCAACATGAACGATCTGATATCCGAGTACCAGCAGTATCAG GAGGCTACTGCCGACGACGAAGTCGAGTTCGACGACGAGCAGGGTGAGCAAGAAGGTTATGAGTCGGAGGTCCTGCAGAACGGCAATGCCGAGTAA
- the betaTub97EF gene encoding tubulin beta-1 chain isoform X2 → MREIVHLQAGQCGNQIGSKFWEIISDEHGIDPNGYYHGESPLQRERIDVYYNEASSGKYVPRAVLIDLEPGTMDSVRQSPMGQLFRPDNFVYGQSGAGNNWAKGHYTEGAELIDSVLEVLRKESEGCDCLQGFQLAHSLGGGTGSGLGTLLISKIREEYPDRIMNSFSVVPSPKVSEVVVEPYNATLSLHQLIVDTDETFCIDNEALYDICYQSLRLCSPTYEDLNHLVSVTMSGVTTCLRFPGQLNADLRKLAVNMVPFPRLHFFMPGFAPLTAKGSQQYRALTVAELTQQMFDAKNMMTACDPRHGRYLTVACIFRGPMSMKEVDTQMLNVQSKNSSYFVEWIPNNVKVAVCDIPPRGLKMSATFIGNSTAIQEIFKRISEQFTAMFRRKAFLHWYTGEGMDEMEFTEAESNMNDLISEYQQYQEATADDEVEFDDEQGEQEGYESEVLQNGNAE, encoded by the exons TTCTGGGAAATCATCTCCGATGAGCACGGCATCGATCCCAATGGCTATTACCACGGCGAGTCCCCTCTGCAACGCGAGCGGATCGATGTATACTACAACGAGGCCAGCAGCGGCAAGTACGTGCCGCGGGCGGTCCTAATCGACCTGGAGCCTGGTACCATGGACTCTGTTCGCCAATCGCCAATGGGCCAGCTTTTCCGGCCAGACAACTTCGTCTACGGACAATCGGGAGCCG GCAACAACTGGGCCAAGGGCCACTACACagagggcgccgagctgatcGACTCCGTGCTGGAGGTCCTGCGCAAGGAGTCTGAGGGCTGTGACTGCCTGCAGGGATTCCAGCTGGCCCACTCGCTGGGCGGAGGCACTGGCTCCGGCCTGGGCACCCTGCTCATCTCGAAGATTCGCGAGGAGTACCCCGATCGCATCATGAACTCCTTCTCCGTGGTGCCCTCACCCAAG gtgtccgaggtggtggtGGAGCCATATAACGCCACGTTGTCGCTGCACCAACTTATTGTGGACACCGATGAGACGTTCTGCATCGACAACGAGGCTTTGTATGACATCTGCTATCAGAGCCTGCGCCTCTGCTCCCCCACCTACGAGGATCTCAACCACCTGGTGTCC GTCACAATGTCCGGAGTGACCACCTGCCTGCGTTTCCCTGGCCAGCTGAACGCTGATCTTCGCAAGCTGGCGGTGAACATGGTGCCCTTCCCGCGTCTCCACTTCTTCATGCCCGGATTCGCTCCTCTGACCGCCAAGGGATCCCAGCAATACCGCGCCCTCACGGTGGCGGAACTGACCCAGCAAATGTTCGACGCCAAGAACATGATGACCGCCTGCGATCCCCGGCACGGACGCTACCTCACGGTGGCCTGCATCTTCCGGG GACCCATGTCCATGAAGGAGGTGGACACGCAGATGCTGAATGTGCAGAGCAAGAACAGCAGCTACTTCGTCGAGTGGATTCCGAACAACGTCAAGGTGGCCGTCTGCGATATCCCGCCCAGAGGCCTCAAGATGTCCGCCACCTTCATTGGCAATTCGACGGCCATCCAGGAGATCTTCAAGCGCATCTCCGAGCAGTTCACCGCCATGTTCCGGCGCAAGGCCTTCCTGCATTGGTACACCGGCGAGGGCATGGACGAGATGGAGTTCACCGAGGCCGAGAGCAACATGAACGATCTGATATCCGAGTACCAGCAGTATCAG GAGGCTACTGCCGACGACGAAGTCGAGTTCGACGACGAGCAGGGTGAGCAAGAAGGTTATGAGTCGGAGGTCCTGCAGAACGGCAATGCCGAGTAA
- the betaTub97EF gene encoding tubulin beta-1 chain isoform X3 codes for MREIVHLQAGQCGNQIGSKFWEIISDEHGIDPNGYYHGESPLQRERIDVYYNEASSGKYVPRAVLIDLEPGTMDSVRQSPMGQLFRPDNFVYGQSGAGNNWAKGHYTEGAELIDSVLEVLRKESEGCDCLQGFQLAHSLGGGTGSGLGTLLISKIREEYPDRIMNSFSVVPSPKVTMSGVTTCLRFPGQLNADLRKLAVNMVPFPRLHFFMPGFAPLTAKGSQQYRALTVAELTQQMFDAKNMMTACDPRHGRYLTVACIFRGPMSMKEVDTQMLNVQSKNSSYFVEWIPNNVKVAVCDIPPRGLKMSATFIGNSTAIQEIFKRISEQFTAMFRRKAFLHWYTGEGMDEMEFTEAESNMNDLISEYQQYQEATADDEVEFDDEQGEQEGYESEVLQNGNAE; via the exons TTCTGGGAAATCATCTCCGATGAGCACGGCATCGATCCCAATGGCTATTACCACGGCGAGTCCCCTCTGCAACGCGAGCGGATCGATGTATACTACAACGAGGCCAGCAGCGGCAAGTACGTGCCGCGGGCGGTCCTAATCGACCTGGAGCCTGGTACCATGGACTCTGTTCGCCAATCGCCAATGGGCCAGCTTTTCCGGCCAGACAACTTCGTCTACGGACAATCGGGAGCCG GCAACAACTGGGCCAAGGGCCACTACACagagggcgccgagctgatcGACTCCGTGCTGGAGGTCCTGCGCAAGGAGTCTGAGGGCTGTGACTGCCTGCAGGGATTCCAGCTGGCCCACTCGCTGGGCGGAGGCACTGGCTCCGGCCTGGGCACCCTGCTCATCTCGAAGATTCGCGAGGAGTACCCCGATCGCATCATGAACTCCTTCTCCGTGGTGCCCTCACCCAAG GTCACAATGTCCGGAGTGACCACCTGCCTGCGTTTCCCTGGCCAGCTGAACGCTGATCTTCGCAAGCTGGCGGTGAACATGGTGCCCTTCCCGCGTCTCCACTTCTTCATGCCCGGATTCGCTCCTCTGACCGCCAAGGGATCCCAGCAATACCGCGCCCTCACGGTGGCGGAACTGACCCAGCAAATGTTCGACGCCAAGAACATGATGACCGCCTGCGATCCCCGGCACGGACGCTACCTCACGGTGGCCTGCATCTTCCGGG GACCCATGTCCATGAAGGAGGTGGACACGCAGATGCTGAATGTGCAGAGCAAGAACAGCAGCTACTTCGTCGAGTGGATTCCGAACAACGTCAAGGTGGCCGTCTGCGATATCCCGCCCAGAGGCCTCAAGATGTCCGCCACCTTCATTGGCAATTCGACGGCCATCCAGGAGATCTTCAAGCGCATCTCCGAGCAGTTCACCGCCATGTTCCGGCGCAAGGCCTTCCTGCATTGGTACACCGGCGAGGGCATGGACGAGATGGAGTTCACCGAGGCCGAGAGCAACATGAACGATCTGATATCCGAGTACCAGCAGTATCAG GAGGCTACTGCCGACGACGAAGTCGAGTTCGACGACGAGCAGGGTGAGCAAGAAGGTTATGAGTCGGAGGTCCTGCAGAACGGCAATGCCGAGTAA